A genomic segment from Brucella pseudogrignonensis encodes:
- a CDS encoding NtaA/DmoA family FMN-dependent monooxygenase (This protein belongs to a clade of FMN-dependent monooxygenases, within a broader family of flavin-dependent oxidoreductases, the luciferase-like monooxygenase (LMM) family, some of whose members use coenzyme F420 rather than FMN.) yields MTARKKLHIGMSLAPTWLSNDGWRHDNSDIEGVFGSDFYVDIAQRAEAAKLDFVFRPDNLFLNSQIMETTPGFASLDATVLMAALARETSKIGLLTTVSTTFMTPYVVARQVLSLHHLSKGRAGWNIVTALDGNVNFGLDEMPTSDERYARAAEFTQIVKELWRSFPGSALKRDRVTGHYADPSQIKPIDHEGDFFKVKGPLNIPSLGEVPIPLFQAGASTAGRHFAASVANGIFSATPNIDAATSLRNDLRSLAEAQGRKADDVRLLPGLSLYLAASRAEAWELFHDTHKRGDRTRKITYIRDMTGLDLTDWPEDRPISPSDLPPPPEKTRSKTHAGLLQRLLLKETLYINDLLRRPEVISAAHWQVIGTVDDAVEEIEKWSDAGAIDGFITAPGGSTSSMHLALDELMPRLSEVGLLRSDYAGDTFAQHLGLAY; encoded by the coding sequence ATGACTGCGCGCAAAAAGCTCCATATTGGTATGTCTCTCGCCCCAACCTGGCTGAGCAATGATGGCTGGCGGCATGACAACAGTGACATTGAAGGCGTGTTTGGTTCTGATTTTTATGTCGATATTGCGCAGCGCGCTGAAGCAGCCAAACTCGATTTCGTATTTCGGCCTGACAATCTGTTTCTCAACAGTCAGATCATGGAAACGACACCGGGTTTCGCAAGTCTTGACGCCACTGTGCTGATGGCAGCACTTGCGCGCGAGACCTCAAAAATTGGACTTCTGACCACTGTTTCAACCACCTTTATGACACCCTATGTGGTTGCGCGGCAGGTTCTGTCGCTGCATCATCTGAGCAAAGGCCGGGCGGGTTGGAATATCGTTACCGCGCTCGACGGCAATGTAAATTTCGGTCTTGATGAAATGCCAACCTCAGACGAGCGCTATGCGCGCGCCGCAGAGTTCACGCAAATCGTGAAAGAGTTGTGGCGGAGTTTTCCGGGCTCCGCTTTGAAGCGCGACCGTGTCACTGGGCATTACGCCGACCCATCGCAAATCAAGCCGATAGATCACGAAGGCGATTTCTTTAAAGTCAAAGGCCCACTCAATATTCCTTCGCTTGGAGAGGTTCCAATTCCACTGTTTCAGGCTGGAGCGTCAACAGCGGGACGCCATTTTGCAGCTTCGGTCGCAAATGGCATATTCTCTGCAACGCCTAATATTGATGCGGCAACCAGCTTACGCAATGATTTGCGTTCGCTGGCTGAAGCGCAAGGTCGTAAAGCTGACGATGTTCGCCTGCTTCCCGGTTTGAGCCTATATCTTGCCGCTTCACGCGCAGAGGCTTGGGAGCTGTTTCACGATACGCATAAGCGCGGCGACCGCACGCGCAAGATTACCTATATCCGGGACATGACAGGGCTCGACCTGACTGATTGGCCTGAAGATCGGCCTATCAGCCCATCGGATTTACCGCCGCCGCCGGAAAAAACGCGCAGCAAAACTCACGCTGGATTGTTGCAGCGGCTTCTTTTGAAAGAAACGCTCTATATCAACGACCTTTTGCGCCGCCCGGAAGTTATCAGCGCGGCACATTGGCAGGTGATTGGGACGGTCGATGATGCGGTAGAAGAAATCGAGAAGTGGTCAGATGCGGGAGCGATCGATGGATTTATCACCGCGCCCGGCGGTTCTACATCGTCAATGCATCTTGCGCTTGATGAGTTGATGCCGCGTTTGTCTGAAGTGGGCCTGCTGCGTTCTGACTATGCTGGCGATACATTTGCGCAGCATTTGGGTCTGGCATATTGA
- a CDS encoding ABC transporter ATP-binding protein encodes MNHRLRADTVTLKYDERTVARDLSVAIPDASFTVIVGPNACGKSTLLRALSRLLKPSTGKIVLDGGDIASLPAKETARRLGLLPQSSIAPEGITVADLVARGRYPHQSFLRQWSEADEAAVAQAMASTKITELANRLVDELSGGQRQRVWIALVLAQDTPILLLDEPTTYLDIAHQIELLDLLAQLNKQGRTVVAVLHELNHACRYASHLIALRDGALIAQGKPADIVTEQLVEEVFGLASVIIADPVSGTPLIVPKSSASIDEVA; translated from the coding sequence ATGAATCATCGCCTTCGCGCCGATACTGTTACGCTGAAATATGATGAACGCACTGTCGCGCGGGACCTTTCTGTGGCTATTCCGGATGCATCTTTTACGGTGATTGTTGGCCCGAATGCTTGCGGAAAATCAACGCTGTTGCGGGCGCTGTCGCGTCTGCTGAAACCTTCAACGGGCAAGATTGTGCTGGATGGCGGTGACATTGCAAGCTTGCCAGCAAAAGAAACGGCGCGTCGTCTTGGTCTATTGCCACAAAGCTCGATTGCGCCGGAAGGGATCACGGTTGCTGATCTGGTTGCACGCGGACGTTATCCGCATCAGTCATTTTTGCGGCAATGGTCGGAAGCCGACGAGGCCGCCGTTGCTCAAGCCATGGCATCGACCAAGATAACCGAGCTCGCCAATCGTTTGGTCGACGAGTTGTCGGGTGGGCAAAGGCAGCGTGTCTGGATCGCCCTGGTGCTGGCGCAAGACACGCCAATCCTGTTGCTTGATGAGCCAACGACCTATCTCGACATTGCACATCAGATTGAGTTGCTGGATCTCCTGGCCCAGCTGAACAAGCAGGGACGCACTGTTGTTGCGGTTCTACATGAACTCAATCATGCATGTCGTTATGCATCGCATCTGATCGCCTTGCGCGATGGTGCATTGATTGCGCAGGGGAAGCCCGCCGATATTGTGACAGAACAACTGGTCGAAGAGGTCTTCGGGCTGGCATCGGTTATCATCGCCGACCCTGTTTCCGGCACACCACTGATTGTGCCGAAAAGCAGTGCCTCCATTGACGAAGTAGCCTAA
- a CDS encoding cytochrome b — protein MARSSYTPIQKFLHWSVFLLVIFAYLVTFGEDFFPRGSTERSNVWWLHISIGLLLLAFVIWRIIVRVFSSTPVMPDTMSPLEKKAAKFAHHLLYTLLVLIPVLGIWLAPLRGNELSFFGIFSIPQFITPNRDLSGTVKEIHGFLANLILIVVAIHSLAALWHQFYKKDNILKRMLP, from the coding sequence ATGGCCCGCTCCTCTTACACACCTATCCAAAAGTTTCTTCACTGGTCAGTTTTCTTACTAGTAATTTTTGCCTATCTCGTAACGTTCGGGGAAGACTTTTTTCCTCGGGGGTCTACTGAGCGCAGCAATGTGTGGTGGCTGCATATTTCAATCGGGCTACTGTTGTTGGCGTTCGTAATCTGGCGAATAATTGTTAGAGTTTTCTCTAGCACGCCAGTAATGCCCGATACGATGTCACCACTTGAAAAGAAGGCAGCAAAATTTGCACATCACTTGCTTTATACTCTTCTGGTCTTGATCCCTGTACTCGGCATTTGGCTTGCCCCGCTCAGAGGTAACGAGCTTTCTTTCTTTGGAATATTCTCCATTCCTCAATTCATAACTCCAAACAGAGATTTGTCAGGAACAGTGAAAGAAATTCACGGTTTCCTCGCAAATCTCATTCTTATCGTTGTGGCAATACATTCTCTTGCCGCACTTTGGCATCAGTTTTACAAAAAGGATAATATCTTGAAAAGGATGCTTCCTTAG
- a CDS encoding lipocalin family protein, whose translation MKLKHWGVITALAGLAILTACKTTRHDLALAPVQNFDSDRYLGKWYELGRIENRFEKGMNQTTAQYSLNEDGSIKVVNAGYDPAKGKFRSSTGKAKFAEASNVGALKVSFFGPFYGAYNIVALDRNYQWSIVAGDNPKKYFWVLSRQPKLTSALKSEASKVAKALGVDPSTIIWVEQ comes from the coding sequence ATGAAGTTGAAACATTGGGGTGTTATAACTGCATTGGCTGGTCTTGCGATCTTGACCGCTTGCAAAACCACACGGCACGATTTGGCTTTGGCTCCAGTTCAAAATTTTGATTCAGATCGATATTTAGGGAAATGGTATGAACTCGGTCGTATTGAAAACCGCTTTGAAAAAGGAATGAACCAAACCACGGCCCAATACTCGCTAAACGAGGACGGTTCGATAAAAGTCGTTAATGCTGGTTACGATCCGGCAAAAGGCAAATTCAGAAGCTCCACCGGCAAGGCAAAGTTTGCTGAGGCATCAAACGTTGGTGCGTTGAAAGTTTCCTTCTTTGGCCCGTTTTACGGCGCTTATAATATCGTGGCTCTTGACCGTAATTATCAATGGTCGATTGTTGCGGGGGATAATCCTAAGAAATATTTTTGGGTACTGTCTCGTCAGCCAAAGTTGACGAGCGCACTAAAATCTGAGGCTTCGAAAGTTGCTAAGGCACTTGGTGTTGATCCATCGACCATTATTTGGGTGGAGCAGTGA
- a CDS encoding iron ABC transporter permease, whose protein sequence is MTAVNTTSANAFRVTATYLRKRRMWGLGVGLLVLFIAIILSFTLGSRTIPLGDSLQALWKPDLHNDQHLIVRELRIPRTMVAIFAGLALGVAGAIMQAVTRNPLAEPGLLGINSGAAVAVILGIVAFNLTSMVQYVWFAFAGAGLAGVAVFILGQANGTGTNPVRLVLAGAGLSVVLASITGIVIINAPTDVLDQFRNWSAGSVEGRNYDVIRVLAVSVAIGLLIAFSLAGKLNAIALGKELGAALGVNVYATWFLSCLSVMLLAGSATAGAGPIGFVGLVAPHLARTIVGPNYRWILPYSALFAAILLLGADIVGRVVAAPAEVAAGIIAMLIGGPFFIIIVRQLRLSKL, encoded by the coding sequence ATGACCGCCGTAAACACCACTTCCGCCAACGCCTTTAGAGTAACAGCAACATATCTGCGTAAGCGTCGGATGTGGGGATTGGGTGTTGGGTTGCTGGTGTTGTTTATCGCTATCATTTTGAGCTTTACGCTCGGCTCCCGCACGATCCCACTTGGCGATAGTTTGCAGGCTTTGTGGAAGCCCGATCTGCATAATGATCAGCATCTGATCGTTCGCGAATTGCGTATTCCGCGCACGATGGTTGCCATTTTTGCAGGTCTTGCACTGGGCGTCGCAGGCGCAATCATGCAGGCGGTGACGCGCAATCCACTCGCAGAGCCCGGGCTACTCGGCATCAATTCGGGTGCAGCAGTGGCTGTGATCCTAGGGATCGTGGCATTCAATCTGACAAGCATGGTGCAATATGTCTGGTTCGCTTTTGCTGGTGCGGGTCTTGCAGGCGTGGCCGTGTTCATTCTGGGACAAGCCAATGGCACGGGCACCAATCCAGTGCGTCTGGTGTTGGCTGGTGCGGGGCTTTCCGTTGTGCTGGCCTCGATTACCGGCATTGTCATCATCAATGCGCCAACGGACGTGCTGGACCAATTCCGAAACTGGTCGGCCGGGTCGGTTGAAGGCCGAAACTATGATGTCATTCGGGTATTGGCTGTCTCCGTCGCAATTGGCTTGCTGATTGCTTTCTCGCTTGCGGGCAAATTGAATGCCATTGCGCTTGGCAAAGAACTGGGTGCTGCACTTGGCGTCAATGTCTATGCCACATGGTTCCTGTCGTGCCTTTCAGTCATGCTTCTTGCAGGATCAGCAACGGCGGGTGCCGGACCGATTGGTTTTGTCGGTCTGGTTGCACCCCATCTTGCAAGAACCATTGTCGGGCCAAATTACCGCTGGATATTGCCTTATTCGGCATTGTTTGCAGCAATTTTGTTGCTCGGCGCGGACATTGTAGGGCGCGTCGTCGCCGCGCCCGCAGAAGTCGCAGCAGGGATCATAGCGATGCTGATTGGCGGGCCATTCTTCATCATCATCGTGCGCCAGCTTCGATTGTCAAAACTATGA
- a CDS encoding Gfo/Idh/MocA family oxidoreductase: MRLLILGTGGMAKSHAEAFKAIEGVELVAACDVSAERVDAFSENHDIQNRFTRLEDAIEWGEFDAAANVTPDAIHHPTTLALIGAGKHVFCEKPLAENYALAAEMADAAEQAGIINMVNLTYRNVAPLQKAREMVLAGEIGQIRHFEASYLQSWLVSKAWGNWKTESKWLWRLSTKHGSNGVLGDVGIHILDFASYAIGSDVERASAHLKTFEKAENNQIGEYQMDANDSFVMSAEYANGALGVIHASRWATGHLNELRLRIHGDKGALEVLHTPTGSSLRGSIGDDIETATWRDIDAGQVETNYQRFAKAVANGIALQPDFRHAANLQRVLDHAMSVDGPLPSISGI; encoded by the coding sequence ATGAGGCTTCTTATTCTTGGAACAGGCGGCATGGCAAAAAGCCATGCCGAAGCCTTCAAAGCGATTGAAGGCGTCGAACTCGTTGCCGCTTGCGATGTATCGGCAGAACGCGTTGATGCGTTTTCTGAAAATCACGATATCCAGAACCGCTTCACCCGGCTTGAAGATGCGATTGAATGGGGCGAGTTTGATGCAGCGGCAAATGTCACGCCCGATGCAATCCACCACCCAACAACCTTGGCGCTCATCGGCGCGGGGAAGCATGTTTTCTGCGAAAAGCCATTGGCCGAAAACTATGCGCTGGCAGCAGAAATGGCGGATGCAGCCGAACAGGCTGGCATCATCAATATGGTCAATCTCACCTATCGCAACGTCGCTCCTCTCCAAAAAGCCCGGGAGATGGTGCTCGCTGGAGAGATCGGCCAGATACGCCATTTTGAAGCATCTTATCTACAAAGCTGGCTGGTATCAAAAGCATGGGGCAACTGGAAAACCGAAAGCAAATGGCTTTGGCGGCTTTCCACAAAACATGGCTCCAATGGTGTTCTGGGCGATGTCGGCATTCATATTCTCGACTTCGCATCTTATGCCATCGGCAGTGATGTCGAGCGTGCTTCTGCACATCTAAAGACATTTGAGAAAGCCGAGAACAACCAAATCGGCGAATATCAAATGGATGCGAATGACAGCTTCGTCATGAGTGCCGAATATGCCAATGGAGCATTGGGCGTCATCCATGCAAGCCGCTGGGCAACCGGCCATCTCAACGAGCTGCGCCTGCGTATCCACGGCGACAAAGGTGCGCTTGAAGTTCTTCACACACCAACAGGCTCAAGCCTGCGCGGCTCGATTGGTGATGATATTGAAACAGCGACATGGCGTGATATCGATGCAGGACAAGTCGAAACGAACTATCAGCGCTTTGCCAAAGCTGTTGCCAATGGCATTGCATTGCAGCCCGACTTCCGTCACGCGGCTAATCTGCAACGTGTGCTGGACCATGCCATGAGTGTTGATGGGCCTTTGCCTTCAATTTCCGGTATCTAA
- a CDS encoding iron chelate uptake ABC transporter family permease subunit, translated as MSNRHKSVFRLGNISIQWRSRTLVVCFSLICVLILLGILHIGTGTMSFSPGEIIKSLFGDATNPTAERIIMRVRLPRLVTAIFVGASLGMAGSIFQSISRNALGSPDIIGFTTGAATGAIVQIILFNAGPFETALAAVLSGLGTAMIVFLLALKGRTTGGYRLILIGLGVGAVLSGINTILLVAGDLDQAASAQLWLAGSLNTRTWSHAIPAVIGFFLVVPIVIYFAPRISLLEMGDDAARQLGISVETTRLAMVLVAVALTSVATAATGPIAFIALAAPQLVRRLTHAPGVPLIASALMGAVLLVGADLFAQHFPLNIKMPIGLTTGLLGGLYLLRILYKKNKF; from the coding sequence ATGAGCAATCGCCACAAATCCGTTTTCAGACTTGGAAATATCTCTATCCAATGGAGATCACGCACGCTGGTCGTTTGCTTTAGTCTGATATGTGTTTTGATTTTGCTTGGCATCTTGCACATTGGCACCGGCACGATGTCGTTTTCGCCCGGCGAAATCATAAAAAGTCTGTTTGGAGATGCAACGAACCCGACCGCAGAGCGCATTATTATGCGTGTTCGCTTGCCCCGCCTTGTAACAGCGATTTTCGTGGGGGCATCGCTTGGCATGGCTGGATCGATTTTTCAGTCGATCTCGCGCAATGCGCTCGGCTCGCCCGACATTATCGGCTTTACGACGGGTGCTGCGACCGGAGCCATCGTTCAGATCATTCTTTTTAACGCTGGCCCCTTTGAAACAGCGCTTGCGGCGGTGCTTTCGGGTTTGGGAACGGCCATGATTGTGTTCCTGCTGGCTTTGAAAGGCAGGACGACTGGCGGTTACAGGCTCATTCTGATCGGGCTTGGTGTTGGCGCGGTTCTCTCAGGTATCAATACTATATTGCTTGTCGCCGGAGATCTTGATCAGGCCGCCTCCGCTCAGCTCTGGCTCGCCGGATCGCTGAATACCAGAACATGGTCCCATGCGATCCCGGCAGTAATTGGCTTTTTCCTTGTTGTTCCAATTGTCATCTATTTTGCTCCACGCATCAGCTTGCTTGAAATGGGCGATGATGCGGCACGTCAATTGGGTATCTCTGTTGAGACAACACGTCTTGCGATGGTGCTTGTTGCAGTGGCGCTCACTTCAGTTGCCACTGCCGCCACAGGGCCGATCGCTTTTATTGCGCTGGCGGCCCCGCAGCTTGTGCGTCGGCTGACACACGCTCCGGGCGTCCCGTTGATTGCGAGTGCGCTGATGGGAGCAGTGTTGCTTGTTGGAGCGGATTTATTTGCGCAGCATTTTCCATTAAACATCAAAATGCCGATTGGACTAACCACAGGCCTATTGGGAGGCCTGTATCTATTAAGGATACTTTATAAGAAGAACAAATTTTAA
- the fepB gene encoding Fe2+-enterobactin ABC transporter substrate-binding protein, translated as MKPLKIIASVLVMLAILMLPFKVALAQNDSWPRTIKHYSGELTLKSKPLRIVSTAPSLTGILLAINAPLIATTATTPSILSDDKGFFSQWAKVADERGVEVLYSNLDFDIEAIIAFEPDLVIASATGADSVLQHYPELKAQGIPTMVVNYSNQSWQDIAAEIGRATGLEQEAVAASARFDDYAAKVAAEMVAPSEPITIVGYNIGNSYSIGKTDSAQGQLLQALGFKVEGLPASLAGQVTRSSDFDFISHENLSAAITGKSVFLLRGLHADVNAFLKDPVLANLDPVKSKQVYPLGATSFRIDYYSGIQLIDIVAANFRQ; from the coding sequence GTGAAACCCTTAAAAATCATCGCCTCAGTTCTCGTTATGCTTGCAATACTCATGCTGCCGTTTAAAGTTGCCCTCGCCCAAAATGACAGTTGGCCCCGGACGATAAAGCACTATTCGGGCGAACTGACATTAAAGTCAAAGCCATTGCGTATTGTCTCGACCGCGCCGAGCCTGACAGGCATTCTGCTGGCGATCAATGCACCGTTGATTGCAACTACTGCGACCACACCGAGCATTCTTAGTGATGATAAGGGCTTTTTCTCGCAATGGGCTAAAGTTGCTGACGAGCGGGGCGTTGAGGTTCTCTACTCCAATCTCGATTTCGATATTGAAGCGATTATTGCCTTTGAACCTGATCTCGTGATTGCATCGGCAACCGGCGCCGACAGCGTGTTGCAGCATTATCCTGAGCTGAAAGCGCAGGGCATTCCAACGATGGTTGTCAATTATTCCAACCAGAGCTGGCAGGACATTGCAGCCGAAATCGGCAGAGCGACAGGTCTTGAACAGGAGGCCGTGGCAGCGTCAGCCCGTTTTGACGATTATGCCGCCAAAGTGGCCGCAGAAATGGTTGCTCCCAGCGAGCCAATTACGATCGTGGGGTATAACATCGGCAACAGCTATTCGATTGGCAAAACTGATAGTGCTCAGGGGCAGCTTCTTCAGGCTCTTGGCTTTAAGGTCGAAGGGCTTCCCGCATCACTCGCCGGACAGGTGACACGCAGTTCGGATTTTGATTTTATCTCGCATGAGAATCTTTCAGCCGCCATTACCGGCAAAAGTGTATTCCTGCTACGTGGTCTTCATGCCGATGTGAACGCATTTTTGAAAGATCCGGTGCTAGCCAATCTTGATCCTGTGAAAAGCAAGCAAGTCTATCCGCTTGGCGCAACCTCGTTCCGGATCGACTACTATTCTGGTATTCAGCTGATCGATATTGTGGCTGCCAATTTCCGTCAATGA
- a CDS encoding TonB-dependent receptor, with translation MNIHCTRGFLYGVSALTLVAMSATTAFAQDRQKTTESKGLVLDTLVITGEKVARDIKNTASSVTVITGEEISRQKTGDNSVSEVVRGTPNVVYTDTVSAPVIRGQDTQGPHNGQNVFWGGTVPRATINMDGHYLNYNEFYYGGTSVWDINNIEVFRGPQTTSQGANAIAGTIIVNTNDPTFEREGAYQVEIGNYNSKRTSIMLNSPIYKEELAARLALDYSGRDTFIDYISPAFQTEGTDQAFKAFTGRLKLLWEPAEIPGLVAKLTYSHARSNRPSQEASSGNFEDLEHSTTSMPSWKQDTNTGILDISYDLENGFKLYNQTQFSASGVHRHTGTPTYGKADINQKNISNEARVTYGDQEDTMSGVAGIFYAHTKSDELLLLQGTTTFDDTKTNLGLFAETSYRITEQWTLTGGLRFQQDSIERVGISALTTKPLNYDETFSAVLPKISLAYAVTPELTVGAMVSKGYNPGGVSLNLSSRNWHYFEEEKLWNYELFTRANLLDDKLTLTSNVFYMDFKNAQYNIPVVLPDNLVQSYTINAEKAHAYGLELGLDYQIMDNLALKTSAGILRTKIDEITSNNSYKDNEFAKSPGYMFSVGASWDATEKLNVSGQVRHTDGYYSDIANTSTYIVDAYTIADARVSYDFHESVQLYGFVKNIFDERTPTYLQQNRGIGGLEASMTMPRTFGIGLKGSF, from the coding sequence ATGAATATTCATTGTACCCGCGGCTTTCTCTATGGTGTCAGTGCACTGACACTGGTCGCAATGTCTGCAACGACCGCTTTCGCACAGGATCGCCAGAAGACGACGGAATCCAAAGGATTGGTTCTCGATACTCTGGTCATCACTGGCGAAAAGGTCGCCCGCGACATCAAAAATACGGCTTCTTCAGTAACGGTCATCACCGGCGAAGAAATTAGTCGCCAAAAAACAGGCGACAATTCGGTTTCCGAAGTTGTGCGCGGTACGCCGAATGTCGTTTACACGGATACGGTCAGCGCCCCTGTTATTCGTGGACAAGACACGCAGGGGCCGCACAATGGTCAGAATGTATTCTGGGGTGGCACTGTTCCGCGTGCAACTATCAATATGGACGGCCATTATCTGAATTATAACGAGTTTTATTACGGCGGTACGTCTGTTTGGGATATAAACAATATTGAAGTGTTCCGTGGTCCTCAGACCACCTCCCAAGGTGCAAATGCCATTGCCGGAACGATTATAGTGAATACCAATGATCCTACCTTTGAACGTGAAGGCGCTTATCAGGTCGAAATTGGAAATTATAATTCCAAGCGCACGTCGATCATGCTCAATAGCCCCATTTACAAGGAGGAGCTGGCAGCACGTTTGGCATTAGACTATTCGGGGCGCGATACATTTATCGATTATATCAGTCCCGCCTTCCAAACTGAAGGCACTGATCAAGCTTTCAAAGCGTTCACTGGTCGCCTGAAGCTCCTTTGGGAGCCAGCAGAAATTCCCGGATTGGTAGCGAAACTCACTTACTCACATGCGCGAAGCAATCGCCCTAGTCAGGAAGCCTCTTCAGGTAATTTTGAAGATCTTGAGCATTCGACAACCTCAATGCCAAGCTGGAAACAGGACACCAATACTGGCATTCTCGACATCAGTTATGATCTGGAAAATGGTTTCAAGCTGTATAATCAGACGCAATTCTCGGCTTCCGGTGTACATCGCCATACAGGCACTCCGACCTATGGGAAAGCCGATATTAATCAGAAGAATATTTCGAATGAGGCGCGTGTAACATACGGCGATCAGGAAGACACGATGAGCGGTGTTGCGGGCATTTTCTATGCTCATACAAAATCGGATGAATTGCTCCTGCTTCAGGGAACCACGACATTTGATGACACGAAGACAAATCTCGGTCTCTTTGCTGAAACAAGCTACCGCATCACAGAGCAGTGGACTTTAACCGGCGGTTTGCGGTTCCAGCAGGATAGCATTGAACGCGTTGGCATTTCAGCGCTGACAACAAAACCGCTGAACTATGACGAAACGTTCTCGGCAGTTTTGCCCAAGATCTCTCTGGCATACGCGGTTACGCCTGAATTAACCGTCGGCGCCATGGTGAGCAAAGGTTATAATCCAGGGGGCGTTTCTCTTAATCTTTCTTCGCGTAACTGGCATTATTTTGAAGAAGAGAAGCTCTGGAACTATGAGCTTTTCACGCGCGCCAATTTGCTTGATGACAAGCTAACGCTTACGAGCAACGTCTTCTATATGGATTTCAAGAATGCGCAGTACAATATTCCTGTTGTCCTGCCTGATAATCTTGTTCAATCCTATACAATCAATGCTGAAAAAGCGCACGCTTACGGACTTGAGCTCGGTCTCGATTATCAGATAATGGATAATCTTGCTTTGAAAACCAGTGCAGGTATTCTCAGGACGAAAATCGACGAGATCACGAGCAACAATTCCTACAAGGACAACGAGTTTGCAAAATCTCCGGGATATATGTTCAGCGTCGGCGCGAGCTGGGATGCGACAGAGAAGTTGAACGTGTCGGGGCAAGTTCGTCATACCGATGGGTATTATTCAGATATCGCAAACACCTCTACCTATATTGTTGATGCGTACACGATTGCGGATGCTCGTGTGAGTTACGACTTCCATGAATCAGTTCAACTCTATGGTTTTGTGAAGAATATTTTTGATGAGCGCACACCAACTTATTTACAGCAAAACCGCGGCATCGGCGGATTAGAGGCAAGCATGACAATGCCACGTACTTTTGGCATCGGCCTTAAAGGCAGCTTTTAA
- a CDS encoding IclR family transcriptional regulator produces MTDGHTPVWREAKHLKEQDGVSINEAESVSDKRSGTIQSVSIAAKFLKILANAENELPLGEVAKRAGTGGSTAHRYMQSLVKEGLAKQDPVSGFYDLGPTALSIGIGALKRVDAVEIAAQHMKALSQRHAMSGGVAIWTDRGPTLVRWYRSAYFSVNPLALGDTLPVDNTACGLVFQSYLPKSSIDAVRKVQPANFRGTPPSKAILEKVRADRWYEMTSHLLSNVTGQASPVLDAQGEIVCVMTTVADLGQLRTDEERRALFHEACMVNESTGGLLVDTKLEMPEA; encoded by the coding sequence ATGACGGATGGGCATACGCCTGTCTGGCGGGAGGCTAAGCATTTGAAAGAGCAAGATGGCGTTTCGATCAATGAAGCGGAAAGCGTGAGCGATAAACGGTCGGGTACAATTCAGTCTGTATCCATTGCTGCGAAATTTCTGAAGATTCTGGCCAATGCTGAAAATGAGCTTCCGCTTGGCGAAGTGGCCAAGCGTGCAGGCACCGGCGGATCAACCGCGCATCGTTATATGCAGAGCCTCGTCAAGGAAGGGCTTGCAAAGCAAGATCCGGTCAGTGGCTTTTACGATCTTGGGCCAACTGCTCTGAGCATCGGCATTGGTGCATTGAAGCGGGTCGATGCTGTCGAAATCGCAGCGCAGCATATGAAGGCTCTGTCGCAGCGCCACGCCATGAGTGGTGGGGTTGCGATCTGGACAGATCGCGGCCCGACTTTGGTGCGCTGGTATCGCAGCGCTTATTTCTCGGTCAATCCTCTGGCGCTCGGTGATACGCTGCCGGTGGACAACACGGCTTGCGGATTAGTTTTCCAGTCCTATCTGCCAAAGAGCAGCATTGATGCGGTGCGCAAGGTGCAGCCCGCGAATTTTCGCGGAACGCCGCCGTCGAAAGCCATTTTGGAAAAGGTGCGTGCAGATCGATGGTATGAGATGACCAGTCACCTCCTATCAAACGTCACGGGTCAGGCGTCCCCCGTGCTCGATGCACAGGGCGAAATCGTGTGTGTGATGACAACGGTTGCTGATCTTGGGCAATTGCGCACCGACGAAGAACGCCGGGCGCTTTTTCATGAGGCCTGTATGGTCAATGAATCAACTGGCGGATTGCTCGTCGATACAAAGCTGGAGATGCCTGAAGCTTAG